In Colletotrichum higginsianum IMI 349063 chromosome 1, whole genome shotgun sequence, one genomic interval encodes:
- a CDS encoding Beta-glucosidase — translation MKGSILAVAAAVGGVSAAAHRHSHGELFKRGADQASVCVPGCTTIYTTIYGEPTLVPNPPSKPSSKSVASALPSVPATTKVPAKPTSTQKPSVDLPTPVPELCPTPGTYTFPATTITVSQTTTVCAPETTKVPAGTHTFGGVTTVVESATTVVCPYATEKTKDGVVTSVVETTTYVCPTPGTYTIAPTTTTVTAPTTCVYPVVTEVVPGTYTRPAVVTTITETSVVVVCPFTSEEPKPTTTAAPPKPTTEAVKPTTEAPAPPPVPTTPAVVTPEPVPTTPAKSSSAPAPSSSAPATGGGLGGNNGDHWAITYTPFSEDASGSCKTADQVDADIATIKKSGFRTVRVYSTDCSTLENVGAACEKYGLQMIIGIFVKESCDPNSADIKNQLDAIVNWKKWGMVELVVIGNECIFQGRCSASSLKQLIVSAKATISGAGYSGPFTTAETVGVWQQTDVISEICDAIDIVGGQIHPYFNAETPASAAGTFVKSQIELLESSNICGNKPALNLECGWPSGGNCNGKACPGTSEQAIAIASIKELAGGKTVFFSFHNDEWKEPGVCGCERTWGCGELFTS, via the exons ATGAAGGGAtccatcctcgccgtcgccgccgccgttggcggTGTCAGTGCCGCCGCTCACCGTCATTCTCACGGTGAGCTGTTCAAGAGAGGCGCCGACCAGGCCTCGGTCTGCGTCCCCGGCTGCACCACCATCTACACCACCATCTACGGAGAGCCTACGT TGGTTCCTAACCCCCCCAGCAAGCCCAGCAGCAAGTCCGTGGCCAGCGCCCTCCCCTCGGTGCCTGCGACCACCAAGGTCCCGGCGAAGCCCACGTCCACCCAGAAGCCCTCCGTGGACCTGCCGACTCCCGTCCCTGAGCTCTGCCCGACTCCCGGCACCTACACCTTCCcggccaccaccatcaccgtgAGCCAGACCACCACTGTCTGTGCCCCGGAGACCACCAAGGTTCCTGCCGGCACCCACACCTTCGGAGGTGTcaccaccgtcgtcgagagTGCCACCACTGTCGTGTGCCCCTACGCCACCGAGAAGACCAAGGACGGTGTCGTGACCAGCGTTGTCGAGACCACAACCTACGTCTGCCCCACGCCCGGCACCTACACCATTgctcccaccaccaccaccgtcaccgccCCGACCACCTGCGTCTACCCCGTCGTGACCGAGGTTGTCCCCGGCACCTACACCcgccccgccgtcgtcaccacTATCACCGAGAccagcgtcgtcgttgtcTGCCCCTTCACCAGCGAGGAGCCCAAGCCCACCACCACTGCTGCTCCCCCCAAGCCGaccaccgaggccgtcaagccGACCACCGAGgctcccgccccccctcccgtcccCACGACCCCCGCCGTCGTGACCCCCGAGCCTGTGCCCACCACCCCGGCCAAGTCCTCTTCGGCTCCCGCCCCGTCCTCTTCGGCTCCCGCCACTGGAGGTGGCCTCGGTGGCAACAACGGCGACCACTGGGCCATCACCTACACCCCCTTCTCTGAGGATGCCTCGGGATCCTGCAAGACCGCCGACCAGGTCGATGCCGACATTGCCACCATCAAGAAGTCGGGCTTCCGCACCGTCCGTGTCTACTCTACCGACTGCAGCACCCTCGAGAatgtcggcgccgcctgCGAGAAGTACGGCCTCCAGATGATCATCGGCATCTTCGTCAAGGAGTCGTGTGACCCCAACTCGGCCGACATCAAGAACcagctcgacgccatcgtcaactGGAAGAAGTGGGGCAtggtcgagctcgtcgtcatcggcaacGAGTGCATCTTCCAGGGCCGCTGCTCTGCCTCCTCCCTGAAGCAGCTCATTGTCTCCGCCAAGGCCACCatctccggcgccggctaCTCCGGTCCCTTCACCACCGCCGAGACCGTTGGTGTCTGGCAGCAGACAGATGTCATCTCCGAGATTTGCGACGCTATCGACATCGTCGGAGGTCAGATTCACCCTTACTTCAACGCCGAGacccccgcctccgccgccggaaCCTTCGTCAAGAGCCAGatcgagctcctcgagagCTCCAACATCTGCGGCAACAAGCCCGCCCTCAACTTGGAGTGCGGCTGGCCCTCGGGCGGTAACTGCAACGGCAAGGCTTGCCCTGGTACCTCCGAGCAGGCCATCGCCATTGCCTCCATCAAGGAGCTtgccggcggcaagaccGTTTTCTTCTCATTCCACAACGACGAGTGGAAGGAGCCTGGTGTCTGCGGCTGCGAGCGTACCTGGGGCTGCGGTGAGCTCTTCACCTCTTAA